In Papaver somniferum cultivar HN1 chromosome 1, ASM357369v1, whole genome shotgun sequence, a genomic segment contains:
- the LOC113272708 gene encoding uncharacterized protein LOC113272708, whose amino-acid sequence MCKYFAASLAGEALKWFEGLSVESIGSFHHLINVFLGQYISNNLSRPRIETTFGLRRRINESLRHLTTRWRTMCSEMGKRVDERHLIIAFINALFATNLLYTQIFRIKDTITISELREFQEEYITLEEKQRDMESYPVTISDSKGGNTSLLPRLTNAVASTSQGNQERNNAEMEQKMVAMGSADQAEFDKEYRNKQLQNRGGTDTIQPGSSAGQQTHYNKKNGRMVWEQINLPKLNTTVDKVWEAALLMDDIPEPHNVGEEPPPGRRSKEFCIYHRFHGHTTSNCRNVRNIILRMAKIVILD is encoded by the coding sequence atgtgcaagtattttgctgcAAGTTTAGCAGGTGAAGCTTTGAAGTGGTTTGAAGGACTATCTGTAGAATCCATTGGTTCGTTTCATCACTTAATAAATGTCTTTTTGGGGCAatacataagtaataatctaTCCAGACCAAGAATTGAGACAACATTCGGACTTCGCAGAAGAATAAATGAGAGTTTACGTCATTTAACGAcacgttggagaaccatgtgtagtgaaatgggaaaACGGGTGGATGAGCGACATCTTattattgcattcattaatgctcTCTTTGCAACCAATCTATTATATACCCAAATCTTCAGAATAAAGGATACAATAACAATATCGGAgctgcgcgaatttcaagaagaatatataacaCTTGAGGAAAAGCAAAGAGATATGGAGTCTTACCCAGTCACAATATCTGATTCGAAAGGTGGAAATACAAGTTTACTTCCGAGGTTGACAAATgctgttgcgagtacatcgcaggGAAATCAAGAGAGGAATAATGCAGAGATGGAACAAAAGATGGTAGCTATGGGAAGTGCAGATCAAGCAGAATTTGATAAAGAGTACAGAAACAAGCAACTTCAAAATCGTGGAGGTACTGATACAATTCAGCCAGGAAGTTCTGCAGGACAACAAACACATTAtaacaagaaaaatggaagaatGGTGTGGGAACAGATAAATTTACCAAAGTTAAATACTACAgtggataaagtatgggaagccGCTCTCTTaatggatgatattccagaaccacataatgtaggcGAAGAGCCACCGCCAGGGAGGAGGAGCAAAGAATTTTGTATCTATCATAGAttccatggtcacacaacaagcaACTGTAGAAATGTGAGGAATATTATATTGCGAATGGctaagatagtaatcttagattga
- the LOC113272717 gene encoding vicilin-like seed storage protein At2g18540: MEEHQRTEIPIGSQREQGQNNDIDYDRVSVHTAMTDSTEEEQRIGNKEPVTASEGNMTIAELRQRLLIERKREEEERANLIRQNDDLREENLRLQEQRSRSATRSRSRSSRSSSTQSQSNRGNDRRRKHMEVIEENSQENENLEDQRERRHKVDLATNRYEHPRKLLRRAHINFEREEEDPRQGQMILHGREILRDECERERETARTRDRQKRREELEERELQRGLRHLIIG; encoded by the coding sequence ATGGAAGAACATCAAAGAACAGAAATTCCAATTGGATCTCAGCGAGAACAAGGACAGAATaatgatatagattatgatagagtgagtgtccaTACTGCAATGACGGATTCTACAGAGGAAGAACAGAGAATTGGGAACAAAGAACCAGTTACAGCGAGTGAAGGAAATATGACGATTGCAGAGCTTAGGCAAAGATTACTAATTGaacgaaagagagaagaagaagagcgtgCGAATTTAATCCGTCAAAACGAtgatttacgagaagagaatcttagactACAAGAACAAAGGTCAAGGAGTGCTACACGTTCAAGGTCAAGATCAAGTAGAAGTTCCTCCACACAAAGTCAATCTAATCGAGGAAATGATAGGCGAAGGAAACACATGGAAGTCATTGAAGAAAACTcgcaagaaaatgaaaatttggaGGATCAAAGGGAAAGGAGACATAAAGTTGACTTAGCAACTAATCGGTATGAACATCCACGAAAACTTCTTCGTCGCGCACATATTAATtttgaaagggaagaagaagatccAAGGCAAGGACAAATGATATTACATGGCAGAGAAATATTAAGAGACGAATGTGAGCGCGAACGGGAGACTGCACGTACAAGAGATAGACAGAAAAGAAGGGAAGAATTAGAAGAGAGAGAATTACAAAGAGGATTGCGTCATTTGATAATCGGGTAA
- the LOC113272725 gene encoding uncharacterized protein LOC113272725 — protein MAECVQSRISDLESILLRMENKISTLVGCVESLIRSGKENSILRCVELRDSEKIESGAQGSQNAVTRSGENQIDENNRSRPNAETSSGGRKDFHVYQCKEKVLNVYDVGSLHLSSGGENVKEGKGCGCPEERPSPHHLEMSTHSFVNLVSDDNSVEILGEFEDSDGSTDSEGSLGALMDMLAMKYRNRNEDKDIKWKFEADMLSSFEEDPGLCMKAVCALYRQQICEDKISDKGLFHNSDALRCTSLAKFLMDEDCEGGLNKSVEELEIFDSNAVDDCKRLARRYSTQLFSIYQNGKDPFFLPATTASHGDETAK, from the exons ATGGCAGAATGTGTACAGTCTCGCATTTCGGATTTGGAGAGCATACTCCtgaggatggaaaataaaatttcgACACTGGTGGGATGTGTAGAGTCTCTCATAAGGAGTGGAAAAGAAAATTCAATATTAAGGTGTGTTGAACTGCGTGATTCTGAAAAGATAGAGTCCGGAGCGCAAGGTTCGCAAAATGCCGTTACTCGAAGTGGTGAAAACCAAATAGATGAAAACAACAGGAGCAGACCTAATGCTGAAACCAGCAGTGGAGGGAGGAAGGATTTTCATGTGTATCAGTGTAAAGAGAAGGTGCTGAATGTGTATGATGTTGGTAGTCTACATTTATCAAGTGGGGGTGAAAACGTTAAAGAAGGGAAGGGTTGCGGCTGTCCGGAGGAGAGACCATCTCCACATCATCTGGAAATGAGTACGCATTCTTTTGTGAACTTGGTCTCAGATGATAACAGTGTTGAAATTCTTGGGGAATTTGAAGATTCAGATGGTTCTACTGATTCAGAAGGTTCTCTTGGGGCCCTTATGGACATGCTGGCGATGAAATATAGGAATAGGAACGAAGACAAAGATATAAAATGGAAGTTTGAGGCTGATATGCTTTCATCATTTGAAGAGGATCCTGGGCTGTGTATGAAAGCTGTTTGTGCTCTATATCGACAGCAGATATGTGAAGACAAAATATCAGACAAGGGGTTGTTCCATAACAGCGATGCACTCAG GTGTACTAGTTTGGCCAAGTTTCTAATGGATGAGGACTGCGAAGGTGGCCTGAACAAGTCTGTCGAAGAGTTGGAGATATTCGATTCTAATGCAGTTGACGACTGCAAGAGGCTGGCTAGAAGATACTCTACGCAGTTATTCAGTATTTATCAAAACGGAAAAGATCCTTTTTTCCTTCCAGCTACAACTGCCAGCCATGGAGATGAAACCGCCAAGTGA
- the LOC113338675 gene encoding uncharacterized protein LOC113338675, which produces MTLLKSGEKQIDENNRSIPNAETSSGGRKDSHVYECKEKVLNVCDVGSLHLSSGGENVQEGKGCGCSEERPPQHGSSSQDHLEMSMNPFVNLVSDDDSAEILGESEDYYCSLGALMDMMAMNYRNRNEDKEINLKFEADMLSSFEEEPELCLKAVCALYRQQICEDEISDKVLFHNRDALRNWVAPENLVVDFS; this is translated from the exons ATGACGTTACTCAAAAGTGGTGAAAAGCAAATAGATGAAAACAACAGGAGCATACCTAATGCTGAAACCAGCAGTGGGGGGAGGAAGGATTCTCATGTGTACGAGTGTAAAGAAAAGGTGCTGAATGTGTGTGATGTTGGTAGCCTACATTTATCAAGTGGGGGTGAAAACGTCCAAGAAGGGAAGGGTTGCGGCTGTTCGGAGGAGAGGCCACCTCAACATGGATCATCATCTCAAGATCATCTGGAAATGAGTATGAATCCTTTTGTGAACTTGGTCTCAGATGATGATAGTGCTGAAATTCTTGGGGAATCTGAAGATTATTATTGTTCTCTTGGGGCCCTTATGGACATGATGGCGATGAACTATAGAAATAGGAATGAAGATAAAGAAATAAATTTGAAGTTTGAGGCTGATATGCTTTCTTCCTTTGAAGAGGAACCTGAGCTCTGTTTGAAAGCTGTTTGTGCTCTCTATCGACAGCAGATATGTGAAGACGAAATATCTGACAAGGTGTTGTTCCATAACAGAGATGCGCTCAG GAATTGGGTGGCACCAGAAAATTTAGTGGTCGATTTCTCGTAA